GCGAATCGGCGTTCGACGGGGCGGGATTACGCGGTGTCGACGTATCTGCTCGTGGCGTGGGTGGTGCCGATTGTCGGGTGGTGGTTGGACCCGGTGGGGGCGATGAACTTTTTCTTGGATTGAGCGGGTGGCATGGTCACTGAAGTGACCATGCCTCGGGGCTATCCGTGGAGTTGGTCGGCGAGTTTTTCCAACTCCGTCAGCGTGCCCTCGTCGACGGCTTGGCGTTCGGCCCACTTGGCAGCGTCTTCGATTTGTCCGTCAGCGAGTTGTTCGTAGCGCTGGGCGATCTTCTTGTTGGACTTTTTGGTCTGGGCGGCGACTTCGTCGGAGAGGCGGGCGAGCAGTTCGGTGGCGGCGCCGTAGCCGCCGAGGGCGATCAGGTCGAGGTGGCCGAAGAGCGCGCCGGACATGGCGAGGTAGCCGGTGAGCAGGTACGGGGCCGCTTCGCTGAGCTTGGTCAGGTTCTCACCGCCGGGGATGACCTTGAGCAGCTTCTGCAGCACGGCGGTGTCGCGCGGCGTGGCGTTCCAGCGATCCTCGAGCCACTGACGCAGGGCGGCGACTTCCTCCTCGGCGATGTTGGCCGCGTCGTCGGGATCGCGCTTCCAGCTCGCCGTTGAGCCGGGGAGTTCCGCGTCGGCGAGGACGTCCGACAAGCGTGCTTGCAAGGTGAGGAACTGTTCGCGCAGCAGCCGGGGGAAGTCGGGGACCTGCCCGGTGGTCGGTCCATCGTCGTCGGGCTTGGCATCGACGCCGCGGAAGAAGTCGATCGCCGTCCGCGGCAGTCGTGCGAGCACGCCGGGGACGCTGCGGACGCGGTCGATGATCTTGCCCGGGCCCATGAGGTAGAGCACCGACTTCTCGCGCAGCCGGCGTTGGAGTTGGCGGGTGACCGGATGCACGTCGAGGCCGGGCGTGGTCGCGGCGAGTTTGCGGACGGCGACGGCGGCGGAGAGGGCGTGCTGGCGGTCGTGACGCAGCGGCCGGATGACGCCGTCCACGAGCCGACCGGCAAAGTCCGACGCGCGCCGCGGCAGTCCGTCGGTGTTGGGCCGGGCGGTGTGGGCGAACTCGCGGAGCTTGCCGACGCCGTCCTCGTCGGGGCGGTAGGTGCTGTCGTCGCGCGGCACCACGATGGTCCACAGATCGTCGCCGAGTTGCCGCCGCCAGTCGTCGACGGTCGCCGCGTCGTCGGCCTTGTTCATCAGCACCGCCGTCGGCAGCGACCACCGCCGGGCCAGCTCGATGTACGGCTGTAGCTCGGGCATCTGGTACTTCTCGGGCGTGACGACCAGCACCGCCGCGTCGGCCCAGCGGAAGCAG
The genomic region above belongs to Planctomycetota bacterium and contains:
- a CDS encoding GTPase domain-containing protein — protein: MARSGSSDPADQARHIRDAAKAVLRLLFTIHSDAAAPSATTPTGTLVSRPRKLAPARQEAIAALTVQAAALRFHATRTSGDTPVVALVGGTGTGKSTLINRLVGTQVSQSSFRRTFTAGPVLACSNPDAIPDGWGGFDQPPLIAEQLPVQGEGARLTVAVVPQLDGFTLDTPDLDGDRPAHHALADRCFRWADAAVLVVTPEKYQMPELQPYIELARRWSLPTAVLMNKADDAATVDDWRRQLGDDLWTIVVPRDDSTYRPDEDGVGKLREFAHTARPNTDGLPRRASDFAGRLVDGVIRPLRHDRQHALSAAVAVRKLAATTPGLDVHPVTRQLQRRLREKSVLYLMGPGKIIDRVRSVPGVLARLPRTAIDFFRGVDAKPDDDGPTTGQVPDFPRLLREQFLTLQARLSDVLADAELPGSTASWKRDPDDAANIAEEEVAALRQWLEDRWNATPRDTAVLQKLLKVIPGGENLTKLSEAAPYLLTGYLAMSGALFGHLDLIALGGYGAATELLARLSDEVAAQTKKSNKKIAQRYEQLADGQIEDAAKWAERQAVDEGTLTELEKLADQLHG